TTTATCAATAATTGAcattatataaatgtaactataaaaaaaaatgactgccAATCTATACAATATATACCTCTGAACTTTTGCCATATGGCCATTTTATCATTACGATATACAGTTCAAGTTTCTCGCTCTTACCTCTTGATCAAAAAAGGAAACAATAGTGGTATTATTCTCTGTCTTATTGTTCAAATCTGTCTTCTACTCTGTACGAAATATCCGATTTAAAGCATGATATTTGCCAGTTAAATGGTGAATCCTACTCACTGAAGTCGAAGTGCCCTTATATACATATCTCGAAAGGCTTGTTCTTCAATTTActtattttgctttatttcaataaaaggtaCTAACTCTGTTtcttaattatgatttttttagtcattcatcatTAATTGAGgccatttgatttttatttctatctATGTTATCATCATATCAGACTTATTTCTTACTACGTTCTCTTAAATATCACATTTCAACCCTTTCTCAAGTATATTGAAGGCTAAATCGATTAAGCTTGATTATTGTATAAACTGGTATATTAAGAATACACAAAGTTGCATCTGAAAAATAGATATAACTATGCATATATCTTTATTGCGCGGATGATTATATACCGTTTTAAATGTCACGCCCTTTATCCCGTTTCTATCACGACAGATGCAGGTTTGTTATCGCTTTGATACAGGAAgtcaagaaaaagaatgaatgcATCTTATTCAATGTCAATCTGAGATGAGAAATGACGCATCTCTGATATGAAAAAGGTCAATGATGAGACTTTTATTAATCAACATAAATTAGGCAGGTGGGATAAAATGTTGCAGAAACTTGCCTGCCAATTTCATTTCCGATGTCTTTCTTTTAACCATTTGTACTCAATTTCAATATTCGCTAAGGGTTACAGAAAGGCTGATGAATTCGAGgccttggattttttttcaatatacatgtatacccaaATTCATGTAAATTACAGTCGCTAGTTTCCAGATCTTCAAGGAAGTTAAATGTGCTGGTAAATTTGGGGGCTTCGGGATTTTCGATTTTGTGGGACAACTTTTTGGGTTTCATCGCGTTCTGGTATACCACTGTAATACgggtgcactgcaaaaacgctggtgttaatttaacaccagcctggtatctaaatcggtccacaccagagaggtgttgaaacaacaccgatTTGGCGTTAGGCTAAAACTAATTTGGCATTTAAACAGCACCAATAAGTGTAAAACCAATATCTGTTTGATTCTTAACTTGTGTTGTTTCAACGCTTCTCTGGtatggaccgatatagataccgggctggcgTTTAgttaacaccggtgtttttgcagtgtgactTATAACTAGATTTCCGTCGTTTTTATCGTCTCCTGTCTGCCgtttattttacctttttcttcaccttcattttctttttttctacagaCGTAATTACCTTATGATTCGATCAGATTATGTTTCCTatctctcattttctcttcaAAATACGAGTACGCACTCCTTTCTATCCGCCTGGAGCCTTCCTTGTATCTCAAATCATCGAATTTTCCATCGGCCTCAAACTAACATTAACGAGAGCAAAAACACTCAAAGGCAACTTCAAAGTGTAATGCACCAACTCAAAATCATCGTTATCATTCAAGGTTTAATACAAAGGTTACATAAAAATGTAATAAGGAATATtatgtagagagagagagagaagtttGATATCTCAAAAATAACGTTACTCTATAGGCAATAGGCCTTACACATTATTCGGATAGTTTTTATATCATCCTAAGTATTGTCGATGACTCTTGCAACAGAGATAGTGGTTCGGGTTTAATACGATAATAATCTGTTTTATAATATTCCCAGGCTTCCATAATTAGTTActatttttggggggggttaaaaatatttatatcagtgCAATCAAATGAGTACTTgaacattttcataatttcataacgTTGAGATCATGGCCTCCTTCCATACAGGATGTATACTGGAGATCGCACAGAGTGGTATACGTTCTTCCATCTGACCCGCAGACTTCACTACCCCTTGAGACCCCTTGAGATCTCAACCGGACACGGGATACAGATGTCAGCATCCTTCGTATCGCACCCTTCCTCACACACTTCTTCAACATGTTCACCATCAGTGGGGTTTCCACCATCCccgtcaccaccaccattactacCATCTTCGTCACCATCACCttccccaccaccaccaccaccaccaccattaccccCAGCCACACCCTtcccgccaccaccaccaccactttgTTCTGTGGAGCTACCAGTAGGAGAATTGGAAGAGTAgacaacaactggaaccaactTAGGCATGTTAGGGATGAGGTGAACAATGGTTTGATGGAAACCTGATGATACTTTCTTATCGCCTCCTTCTTTTCGAGTGCTGCCTCCTGTATCACCCGCATCCTCACCTGCGTACAGGGAGAACAAGGTCGTGAGATACGGGCGTTTTAATCACAGGAGGCAGTACCATCCATGAACACACATCAAGAccacaacaataacaacaacaaacattTTATTTGGACAACCGAGACAGGATACAATCTAAAACGGAATCGAATTAACTAATTCGtgttatatgttttattattcacgtataaatttcaaaacaaaaaaaatctataataaataagtacaaacaaaataaatagtaaacAAAAGTACAAGATGTAGATCAAATGGAATGAActtaataaatatcaattctcAAGCTATTTATATCACCCAAGTCATTGGATTCTATTCCTAGAAGAAATGTGAGTAACGGTTCGAGAGGAACATATAGTAACAATTACTACGGTATAAAATggaaatgacatttaaaatattattcttgATGTGACATAACTAGACCTGATAATTTCAGCTAAAGTTTTGTCGAAAACCTATAAGAGGACTACCGCTACGTTCAATTtcaaagaaggagaaagggaacaaacaaacaaaaatccttaGCCCACTCAAACATACAAGCAAAGTAACATACAAAAGATCAACGAAATATACTCATTGCTCAACCATTTGGGCCACCAATATCAATGCAATCAAAATCTATAGCTAGCAATGACTGTCATGGGGAATGAAGATTACCGCGCACCTGACGTGCCCCCAGCATCTCCACCACCATCACCGCCTTCGCAACCACCTTCACCACAACCACCGTCACCCCCTTCACCACCGCATCCTTCGCCTCCTCCTTCACCTCCCTCGCATCCCTCCCCGCCACCGGATTCGCCATCTGTACTCTCTTCACTGCTGGAGCTGCTGCTGCTACCTTCACCACCACTGACACCACCATCGGCACCACCACTGGCACCCTCTCCAgcatcacaaccaccaccaccactggcGTCTCCACCCTCACATCCTCCGTCACCGCCGCCATCACCGCCgccgtcaccaccaccaccatcgccTCCACCGCAGCCGCCTTTTCCGCATCCGCCATCTCCGCCACCGTCTCCGCCATCTCCGCCACCGTCTCCGCCACCATCGCCTCCACCGCAGCCGCCTTTTCCGCATCCGCCACCGTCACCACCTCCATCACCGCAACCATCGGCTCCTGCATCGCAAGtgcctcctcctccacctcccCCTCCTGATGGAATAATAACCAACGTAATAAATAACAAGaacgtggggggggggcttgataTCGAGAATTGATGTATATGGGAACCGAAATAGTCATTTCCAATTCATACGtccttttttcaaatgttttaatATAACTTTCATGAATTTagaaattttacaaatttgcttGGAATGGTAGCGGTTCTTTGTTTTGCTTTATTAGCTATTAAGAGTAATCCGTAAGCATAATGCTGTGCGTgaatacaggggcggatccaggattttccaaagggggagggggcaaattttgcggaggaaaattttgacaagccaaaaaaaaaaaggttttcaaccatgAATTAAAGACATTTCGTGCCCGAAaaaagttgacaagcaaaaaaaaaggtctttaattttaaaggggggggggggacatttcggtttcaattgtatttttacattacaaattttaatttctcttctcaaaggggggcacgtgccctaTGTGCCCCCCTCTGGATCTGCGCCTGCGTGAATATAAATTTGTCATTTTCGTGTCATCTAATGGAACAAACTGTTGGGCATTTAATAGTCGTTCAAATGTCTTTAATATCAAGAAGCATACATTTTCTTAACAACTTTCTCACATAATTATGTTCTCAATGTTAGGGACACTG
This genomic interval from Lytechinus pictus isolate F3 Inbred chromosome 3, Lp3.0, whole genome shotgun sequence contains the following:
- the LOC135153797 gene encoding loricrin-like, translating into MKTVTGLALLVCFFLLCRVTEGAPREKRGGGGGGGTCDAGADGCGDGGGDGGGCGKGGCGGGDGGGDGGGDGGDGGGDGGCGKGGCGGGDGGGGDGGGDGGGDGGCEGGDASGGGGCDAGEGASGGADGGVSGGEGSSSSSSSEESTDGESGGGEGCEGGEGGGEGCGGEGGDGGCGEGGCEGGDGGGDAGGTSGAR